Proteins from one Prinia subflava isolate CZ2003 ecotype Zambia chromosome 4, Cam_Psub_1.2, whole genome shotgun sequence genomic window:
- the BTG1 gene encoding protein BTG1 gives MHPALYTRASMIREIAAAVGFISKFLRTKGLMNERQLQTFSQCLQELLAEHYKHHWFPEKPCKGSGYRCIRINHKMDPLIGQAAQRIGLSSHELFQLLPSELTLWVDPYEVSYRIGEDGSICVLYEAAPAGGSQSNTNMQMVDSRISCKEELLLGRTSPSKSYNMMTVSG, from the exons atGCATCCCGCCCTGTACACCCGGGCCAGCATGATACGTGAGATCGCCGCGGCCGTGGGCTTCATCTCCAAGTTCCTGCGGACCAAGGGCCTGATGAACGAGCGGCAGCTGCAGACCTTCAGCCAatgcctgcaggagctgctggcag aacATTATAAACACCACTGGTTCCCAGAAAAGCCATGCAAGGGATCAGGTTACCGATGTATCCGGATCAACCATAAAATGGATCCTCTCATTGGACAGGCAGCACAGCGGATTGGATTGAGCAGTCACGAACTGTTTCAGCTTCTTCCGAGCGAACTCACTCTCTGGGTTGACCCCTACGAAGTGTCCTATCGCATTGGAGAGGATGGCTCGATCTGTGTGCTGTATGAAGCTGCACCAGCAGGAGGTAGCCAAAGTAACACCAACATGCAAATGGTAGACAGCAGGATAAGCTGTAAGGAGGAACTTCTCTTGGGCAGAACTAGCCCTTCCAAAAGCTACAATATGATGACTGTATCAGGTTAA